The following coding sequences are from one Luteolibacter yonseiensis window:
- a CDS encoding DUF255 domain-containing protein: MKSRFPLGSSALAVVLCAIAAGSVSCRKPKEGGTAAPNVASRPVGTVDVSLTANNIGSLPGAFYQNQAASPIHWQPWTKETLGLAKAANRLIFAVVALPQQMGFQKVLSSLAADEKRVSEINSNYVPVLIDGDASREMGLLTADLCVEIKRGLQLPLFLWMSPEGNPVAWIPVDRNANVEELFAHSHTMVSRMWADDSSYVEKNSAMDNVNRRERFALRKNSKVMSQEPGPDSVRALRQLTSLYDPVSRNFDGTGGLFPAGALDLLATAAVHPGLSPEVRAKCLDTTRELLADLLPSAMFDPLEGGLFISRRGDSWALPSFSKNCATQARAAVALINAHRATGNAVALEKALDLIAFAEAAYQTPEGLFPIGVSEETPAAAWLWSEEDVEKALSPEDAAWWIKATGMKGLGNLPSESDPRREFFRSNSLGLAKSVPELAAEMGRTVEAFTPKFKAVREKLLSIRNGRIGTQTRDTASHAPTTLRMVSAYAAAFGATGNMKYREKAVSLLEKSRVAFSDGPRLRVFSKDAPESVGEGRAFLYSLALQAALDVSVITSDESWLAWSEDLASTAAELFTSAEFLKECPDDAKILDLPVTDLVMLFDDSTAGLISFAECRLAERQRPLATSFSQLATPLPTYAAERPILHTDLLQATIAREFKVTVVTGPDLSPEMKLATERISPRMVQKRPAKSRDEVPAGAAMVILSGGQTRVVSTPAALEEALLPLPEKS, encoded by the coding sequence ATGAAATCCAGATTTCCCCTCGGTTCATCCGCGCTTGCCGTGGTTTTATGTGCGATCGCGGCAGGTTCCGTGAGCTGCCGCAAGCCCAAGGAGGGAGGAACCGCCGCGCCCAATGTGGCCTCCCGACCGGTTGGAACCGTCGACGTATCGCTGACCGCCAACAATATCGGTTCCCTGCCGGGTGCGTTCTATCAGAATCAGGCCGCGTCTCCCATCCACTGGCAGCCATGGACGAAGGAGACGCTTGGTCTCGCGAAAGCGGCGAACCGGCTGATTTTCGCGGTGGTCGCCCTCCCGCAGCAGATGGGATTTCAGAAAGTGCTCTCCAGTCTGGCCGCGGATGAGAAACGTGTCTCGGAAATCAACTCGAACTATGTTCCTGTCCTGATCGACGGCGATGCTTCGAGGGAAATGGGGCTTCTCACGGCGGATCTCTGCGTGGAGATCAAGCGCGGGCTGCAACTTCCGCTGTTCCTCTGGATGTCACCCGAGGGAAATCCCGTCGCTTGGATTCCCGTGGACCGCAATGCGAACGTGGAGGAGCTCTTCGCCCATTCCCACACGATGGTCAGCCGCATGTGGGCGGATGATTCCTCCTATGTGGAGAAAAACAGCGCGATGGACAACGTGAACCGCCGTGAACGGTTCGCCCTGCGGAAGAACTCGAAGGTGATGAGCCAGGAACCCGGGCCTGACTCCGTACGGGCGCTTCGCCAGCTTACTTCGCTGTATGACCCGGTGTCCCGTAATTTCGATGGAACGGGCGGGCTTTTCCCCGCGGGGGCGCTTGACCTGCTTGCCACAGCGGCGGTCCATCCGGGCCTGTCTCCCGAGGTGAGGGCCAAATGTCTGGACACCACCCGGGAGTTGCTGGCGGACCTGTTACCCAGCGCGATGTTCGATCCACTGGAAGGGGGACTCTTCATTTCCCGGAGGGGCGACAGCTGGGCGCTGCCTTCGTTTTCAAAAAATTGCGCCACACAGGCGCGTGCCGCCGTGGCCCTGATCAACGCGCACCGGGCCACGGGAAATGCGGTGGCTCTGGAAAAGGCGCTCGATCTCATCGCTTTCGCAGAGGCCGCCTATCAGACCCCCGAGGGGCTGTTTCCAATCGGAGTTTCGGAAGAAACTCCCGCCGCCGCATGGCTGTGGAGCGAGGAGGATGTGGAAAAGGCGTTGTCGCCGGAAGACGCCGCGTGGTGGATCAAGGCGACAGGCATGAAGGGGTTGGGAAACCTGCCCTCCGAGTCCGATCCTCGTCGTGAGTTTTTCAGAAGCAATAGCTTGGGACTTGCCAAATCGGTGCCGGAGCTCGCCGCGGAGATGGGCCGGACGGTTGAAGCGTTCACCCCAAAGTTCAAGGCGGTGCGTGAAAAGCTTCTTTCGATCCGCAATGGCCGCATCGGTACCCAGACCCGCGATACGGCTTCCCATGCTCCGACCACCCTGCGCATGGTTTCCGCCTACGCCGCGGCCTTCGGTGCCACCGGGAATATGAAATATCGCGAAAAAGCCGTCTCATTATTGGAAAAATCACGCGTGGCCTTCAGTGACGGGCCCCGTCTCCGGGTTTTCTCCAAGGATGCTCCCGAGTCGGTGGGCGAGGGCAGAGCGTTTCTCTACAGCCTTGCTTTGCAGGCAGCTTTGGATGTTTCGGTGATCACTTCTGACGAAAGTTGGCTGGCGTGGTCCGAGGACCTGGCATCCACCGCCGCCGAGCTTTTCACCAGTGCTGAATTTCTCAAGGAATGCCCTGATGATGCGAAGATTCTGGATCTTCCCGTGACGGATCTCGTCATGTTGTTCGACGACTCCACGGCGGGCCTGATCTCCTTTGCCGAGTGCCGGCTGGCCGAGCGCCAGCGGCCCCTCGCCACTTCATTCAGCCAGTTGGCCACCCCGCTGCCCACCTATGCCGCGGAAAGACCCATTCTCCACACGGACCTCCTTCAGGCGACCATCGCCCGTGAATTCAAGGTTACCGTGGTCACCGGGCCGGATCTCTCGCCCGAAATGAAACTCGCCACCGAACGCATTTCTCCACGCATGGTCCAGAAGCGTCCTGCGAAATCACGGGATGAAGTTCCCGCCGGAGCTGCTATGGTCATCCTGTCCGGAGGGCAGACCCGCGTGGTTTCCACACCCGCGGCTTTGGAAGAAGCGCTCTTGCCCTTGCCGGAAAAATCATGA
- a CDS encoding acyltransferase produces the protein MKQYLSRTSKWLFNRYCRFKKVSIAGKCNVSGRWPSIRNEGSFNMGSGVIFRSFRTKTAIAVLEDGRLEIGDNCFINDGVNICCSTEIKIGRDTKIADWVVLYDTDFHEIEPSREVHKERIVIGRNVWIGARAIILPGADIGDHSVIAAGAVVRGHIPPQSVAAGIPAKVIKSFTCDPDWVRK, from the coding sequence ATGAAACAATACCTCAGCAGAACCAGCAAGTGGCTCTTCAACCGTTACTGCCGATTCAAAAAGGTATCGATCGCCGGGAAATGCAATGTCAGCGGCCGGTGGCCGAGCATCCGGAACGAGGGATCGTTCAACATGGGCAGCGGTGTCATCTTTAGAAGTTTCCGCACCAAAACCGCCATTGCTGTCTTGGAAGACGGCAGGTTGGAGATCGGAGACAATTGTTTCATCAATGACGGAGTGAACATCTGCTGCTCCACGGAAATCAAAATTGGCAGGGACACCAAGATCGCCGACTGGGTGGTCCTGTATGACACCGACTTCCACGAGATCGAACCCTCCCGGGAAGTGCACAAGGAGCGGATCGTGATCGGGAGAAACGTATGGATCGGCGCCCGCGCGATCATCCTTCCGGGGGCCGATATCGGAGACCATTCGGTGATCGCCGCAGGAGCCGTCGTCCGGGGGCACATTCCTCCGCAGAGTGTCGCGGCAGGAATTCCCGCAAAAGTCATAAAGAGCTTCACCTGTGACCCGGACTGGGTCCGCAAATAG
- a CDS encoding PTPDL family protein encodes MKSKFSLAAVCCATLALPCFAETFTLKDGSTFEGKILSEEGDTYVVDAQVTKSIRDEKRVLKSDVVKISREQPDLKAFEALGKLAPTPDLMTAEEYQVKISSLEKFLKTYPVGTKTTEVKSALETLKAEFVQISAGGIKFDGKIISQDDFKQNAYDLDARIQEAKIRRLVEAGRYIPALRQFSEFDRDFRTSLAYADLQPLIVKVIQSQQAEAKQGLATLPARLKKREAALQQMAGDARTATDLAIKEEDAAIDANYKAEKEAKEKWITPSPYHKASLDEFDKFCTTELTRLAAVKTVIATDGGSAYRQVYNVVNSDANAAAVSAAMSAAKTALVPVRYLAPLDAQAKGRK; translated from the coding sequence ATGAAATCAAAATTTTCCCTTGCCGCAGTCTGTTGCGCCACCCTGGCCCTTCCTTGTTTCGCTGAAACCTTCACACTCAAGGATGGGAGCACGTTTGAAGGCAAGATCCTCAGCGAGGAGGGAGATACTTATGTGGTGGACGCACAAGTGACCAAGAGCATCCGGGACGAAAAGCGGGTGCTCAAATCGGACGTCGTCAAGATCAGCCGCGAACAGCCGGACCTCAAGGCTTTCGAAGCCCTCGGCAAGCTGGCACCCACCCCGGACCTCATGACGGCGGAAGAGTATCAGGTGAAGATCTCCAGTCTGGAAAAGTTCCTCAAGACCTATCCTGTCGGGACCAAGACCACCGAGGTGAAGAGCGCTCTCGAGACTCTCAAGGCCGAGTTCGTCCAAATCAGCGCGGGAGGCATCAAGTTCGACGGAAAGATCATTTCCCAAGACGATTTCAAACAAAACGCCTATGATCTCGACGCCCGCATTCAGGAAGCGAAGATCCGCCGCCTCGTGGAAGCCGGACGCTATATCCCCGCTCTCCGCCAGTTTTCCGAATTCGACCGTGATTTCCGCACCAGCCTGGCCTATGCGGATCTGCAACCTCTCATCGTGAAGGTTATCCAAAGCCAGCAGGCGGAGGCCAAACAGGGATTGGCCACGCTGCCCGCACGTTTGAAAAAGCGTGAGGCGGCGTTGCAACAAATGGCCGGCGATGCCCGGACAGCGACGGATCTCGCCATCAAGGAGGAGGATGCGGCCATCGATGCCAACTACAAGGCCGAGAAGGAAGCGAAGGAAAAATGGATCACTCCCAGCCCCTATCACAAGGCTTCACTGGATGAATTTGACAAATTCTGCACCACCGAACTTACCCGGCTTGCCGCGGTCAAGACCGTCATCGCCACCGACGGTGGCTCGGCTTACCGCCAGGTTTACAACGTCGTGAACAGCGATGCGAACGCCGCGGCGGTCTCCGCCGCCATGAGTGCCGCAAAGACCGCTCTCGTTCCCGTGCGCTATCTCGCTCCGCTCGACGCCCAGGCAAAGGGCAGGAAGTGA
- a CDS encoding ATP-binding cassette domain-containing protein — translation MSLLRRLRVLGWLQAIPGVGRLRALRPGTDAHVGVLVDAFAAFATLDDELSTLEADLILDMLRSAFPEVDHGWLGRRLQRAVRSPRPLQGLAIELKDSFNDAGKLALGLQLFTLVDAAGRSERNRSSFEIFMRRLGRPDYGLAILREMRGDAGEPADDELPFERLVFGRDGADVLLPPAASDHEFRVYRAGDLILVRNTGISPLWIRGRSVETGSFLRMRERQPLVVPGWTLSHEDLMFFLDVKRTGNTPSIYLEEGDAGLTAERTRGRQSALRVSFGLEAQVEALRDTELHAGSRGPLKKGDIVTCRNHERLGDSTGFSLSINDLRRKATQSGRRFRLAGDRQEYLVSNDAAALESGDLLLGSKLSPKTVLFIRFDAQRAEGELLVRESHGPILVDGMPVKNTAPLRDGSLIRLSGSQAVRCRFSEGFLDEERTLIESLQVEDVIHDFGPDSRALDHLNFEVKRGEMLCIIGPSGSGKSTLLAVLSGQREPTRGKVKLNGIPLYERREALVPFIAHMPQEEALNPQLTVREHLRHAVTIRRPALSLAEHERRVDSMLAELGLQSIARRRVGSPGDKTISGGERSRLNLGVDLGSRAEVFLFDEPISGLSSKDSEHVAETLRSLAREKIVIASLHRPGAPVLRLFDKVLLLDNGGRLAYFGTPAAMVGYFRDACEELAISHPSVAGKSPLGADFVFDVLETPLSSIGGGSNTGAARRFPPSFWQERFESVDLMQSLQMGGGPVSKLGELKDGDRLPVPPKPTRRLRAVLAVFFTHFLRSLLSKLRNRGTVYSTCLEAPLLAALVAITLRSSPEGAYQFSTALHIPAYLFLSATVAMFLGLTNSATEVLRDRPILRRERNCQPGAGSYVLAKLTSLGLVAAVQCLVYLIVGNHFLEIRGMLPYLWLWMTLTAWTGTGLALVVSSLVKTERAALTAVPLLLVPQMLLAGALVPYREMNRGLFQNSSEVRDRGGVPVPATIMPLRYAYEAMIVAQATRNPFEAERLRLQRRIDRGRSLEAPMTPAQAERFELVKEGLRRLLASGAESTAEAEKLIERIRRLSTSGTRIEVESMKVWPDDDTHARPASEFFVNDRIDLLVREAETFRNDYRNKERRSVFHALKKPIPFATQKTGKAVNEYVERDDEVDTQKFCGTILAAIIVVCGVITTIIISRQNRETK, via the coding sequence TTGTCACTGCTGCGCAGGCTGCGGGTCCTCGGTTGGTTGCAGGCGATCCCTGGGGTCGGCCGGCTCCGGGCGTTGCGTCCGGGGACGGATGCCCATGTCGGTGTGCTGGTGGATGCGTTCGCCGCGTTCGCCACCTTGGATGACGAGCTCAGCACGCTTGAAGCGGATCTGATCCTCGACATGCTGCGCAGCGCCTTTCCGGAAGTGGACCACGGCTGGCTTGGCAGGAGGCTGCAACGGGCGGTGAGGAGCCCCCGGCCGCTCCAAGGTCTGGCCATCGAGCTGAAAGACAGCTTCAATGACGCGGGCAAGCTGGCGCTCGGTCTCCAGCTTTTCACCCTGGTCGATGCGGCGGGCCGCTCGGAACGGAACCGGTCCAGCTTTGAAATTTTCATGCGCCGCCTCGGCCGGCCCGACTACGGTCTTGCGATCCTGAGGGAAATGCGTGGCGACGCCGGTGAGCCGGCCGATGACGAACTGCCATTCGAGCGGTTGGTTTTCGGCCGAGATGGCGCGGACGTGCTGCTGCCGCCGGCGGCGAGCGACCATGAATTCCGCGTCTATCGCGCGGGTGACCTCATCCTGGTCAGGAATACCGGCATCTCGCCGCTGTGGATCCGTGGTCGGTCGGTCGAGACGGGTTCATTTCTCCGGATGCGCGAGCGGCAGCCTCTGGTCGTGCCCGGGTGGACGCTCAGTCATGAGGATCTGATGTTTTTCCTGGACGTGAAACGCACCGGGAACACGCCGTCCATCTATCTCGAAGAAGGTGACGCGGGCCTCACCGCCGAGCGCACGCGGGGACGTCAGAGCGCCTTGCGTGTCAGCTTCGGCCTCGAGGCCCAGGTGGAAGCCCTGCGCGATACCGAACTCCATGCGGGCAGCCGCGGACCGTTGAAGAAGGGAGACATCGTCACCTGCCGGAATCACGAACGGCTGGGGGACTCCACGGGATTCAGCCTTTCGATCAACGATCTGCGCCGCAAGGCCACCCAATCCGGACGCAGGTTCCGTCTTGCCGGGGATCGTCAGGAATATCTCGTCTCGAACGACGCCGCCGCATTGGAATCCGGCGATCTTTTGCTAGGATCCAAGCTTTCTCCGAAAACGGTCCTGTTCATCCGGTTCGACGCCCAGCGCGCCGAAGGCGAGCTGCTCGTGCGTGAAAGCCACGGTCCCATCCTGGTGGACGGCATGCCGGTGAAAAACACCGCGCCCTTGCGCGACGGTTCCTTGATCCGGCTTTCCGGCAGCCAGGCGGTGCGCTGCCGCTTCAGCGAGGGGTTCCTGGACGAGGAACGCACGCTCATCGAGTCACTGCAGGTTGAGGATGTGATCCACGATTTCGGGCCGGATTCACGGGCGCTGGATCATCTGAACTTCGAGGTGAAACGCGGAGAAATGCTCTGCATCATCGGTCCCAGCGGTTCGGGAAAAAGCACGCTGCTCGCCGTGCTTTCCGGCCAACGAGAGCCGACCCGGGGCAAGGTGAAATTGAACGGCATCCCGCTGTACGAACGTCGCGAGGCACTGGTGCCGTTCATCGCGCACATGCCGCAGGAAGAGGCGCTCAATCCACAGCTCACCGTCCGTGAGCATTTGCGGCATGCCGTCACCATCCGCCGTCCCGCGCTTTCCCTCGCGGAGCACGAACGCCGGGTGGACAGCATGCTCGCCGAACTCGGCCTGCAGTCCATCGCGAGAAGGCGCGTCGGTTCGCCGGGGGACAAGACCATTTCCGGCGGTGAGCGCAGCCGTCTGAATCTCGGTGTCGATCTCGGCAGCCGGGCGGAGGTTTTCCTATTCGACGAGCCGATTTCCGGACTTTCCTCCAAGGACTCGGAACACGTGGCGGAAACCCTGCGTTCTCTCGCGCGGGAAAAGATCGTCATCGCATCGCTCCACCGGCCCGGTGCGCCCGTCCTGCGCCTGTTTGACAAGGTGCTGCTTCTGGACAACGGCGGGCGTCTCGCCTACTTCGGAACTCCTGCGGCGATGGTCGGCTACTTCAGGGACGCCTGCGAGGAGCTGGCGATTTCCCATCCATCGGTAGCTGGCAAATCGCCTCTGGGGGCGGATTTCGTTTTCGACGTGCTGGAGACCCCGCTGAGTTCGATCGGGGGCGGCTCGAACACCGGGGCGGCCCGCCGGTTTCCACCGTCTTTCTGGCAAGAGCGCTTCGAGAGCGTGGACCTCATGCAGTCGTTGCAGATGGGCGGCGGACCGGTGTCGAAACTGGGCGAGCTCAAGGACGGCGACCGGTTGCCGGTTCCTCCAAAGCCGACCCGCCGGTTGCGGGCGGTCCTTGCGGTATTTTTCACCCATTTCCTGCGCTCGCTGTTATCCAAACTCCGCAACCGCGGAACGGTCTACAGCACTTGTCTTGAAGCTCCGTTGCTTGCGGCGCTTGTCGCCATCACCCTTCGCTCGTCACCGGAAGGAGCCTATCAATTCTCCACCGCCCTGCACATACCGGCCTATCTCTTCCTCAGTGCGACGGTGGCCATGTTCCTCGGCCTGACGAACTCCGCCACGGAAGTCCTGCGGGACCGCCCGATCCTGAGGCGCGAGCGGAACTGCCAGCCCGGGGCGGGTTCCTACGTGCTGGCCAAGCTCACCTCGCTCGGGTTGGTCGCCGCCGTCCAGTGCCTCGTTTATCTGATCGTGGGAAACCACTTTCTCGAAATCCGTGGCATGCTGCCGTATCTGTGGTTGTGGATGACACTCACCGCATGGACCGGGACCGGGCTGGCGCTCGTCGTATCTTCCCTCGTGAAAACCGAACGTGCCGCCCTGACCGCGGTGCCGCTCTTGCTGGTTCCACAGATGTTGCTCGCCGGCGCGCTGGTGCCGTACCGCGAGATGAACAGGGGGCTTTTCCAGAATTCCAGCGAAGTGCGGGACCGGGGCGGGGTGCCGGTTCCCGCCACCATCATGCCGCTGCGTTATGCCTACGAGGCGATGATCGTGGCCCAGGCGACGCGGAATCCGTTCGAAGCCGAACGGCTGCGCCTCCAGCGCCGCATCGATCGCGGGCGTTCGCTGGAAGCCCCGATGACTCCGGCGCAGGCCGAGCGGTTCGAGCTGGTGAAGGAAGGGTTGCGACGACTGCTGGCGTCCGGCGCGGAGTCGACAGCGGAGGCGGAGAAACTCATCGAGCGCATCCGCAGGCTTTCCACCTCCGGGACGCGAATCGAGGTCGAGTCGATGAAAGTCTGGCCGGACGATGACACCCACGCCCGTCCCGCGTCGGAGTTTTTTGTCAACGACCGCATCGACCTCCTCGTGAGGGAGGCGGAGACCTTCCGGAACGATTACCGCAACAAGGAGCGCCGGTCCGTTTTCCACGCGCTCAAGAAACCCATTCCTTTCGCCACCCAGAAAACGGGAAAAGCCGTTAATGAATACGTCGAGCGGGACGACGAGGTGGATACCCAGAAGTTTTGCGGCACAATCCTGGCCGCCATCATCGTTGTCTGTGGCGTCATCACCACCATCATCATCTCCCGACAGAACCGGGAGACGAAATGA
- a CDS encoding ParA family protein, with protein MISIAVSSQKGGVGKTTLSINLAHSFARAGVRTLLVDADPQGSVGLSLTRQSRLLTGFYDYLADPGIPLDRLVVPTRLETFSLVASGQASDYETGGGGVGAHLARVRGFLRSAAARGFDLCIIDTAAGLFGISGDVIASSDAVMIPQQAEPLGIRSAPKLLEGLNRLRVMNPRLRVLGVCLTMVQKELAESTEAAAALRQLLPPEMVFQTQIPRDGLFVRASARGLPVGVLEDGAGAQIVFDSLRAEVEAKLESKGGNPPTR; from the coding sequence GTGATCAGTATTGCCGTTTCCAGTCAAAAAGGTGGGGTGGGTAAAACCACCCTCTCAATCAACCTCGCCCACTCGTTCGCCCGGGCAGGCGTCAGGACACTGCTTGTCGACGCGGATCCCCAGGGATCGGTCGGACTGTCCCTCACCCGCCAGTCCCGCCTGTTGACCGGATTTTACGACTATCTCGCGGACCCGGGCATTCCGTTGGACCGTCTTGTGGTGCCTACCCGTCTGGAAACGTTTTCACTCGTGGCAAGCGGCCAGGCCAGCGACTACGAGACAGGCGGCGGTGGCGTGGGAGCCCACCTGGCAAGGGTCCGGGGATTCCTCCGCAGCGCCGCGGCCCGGGGATTCGATCTCTGCATCATCGACACCGCCGCCGGGCTTTTCGGCATCAGTGGCGATGTCATCGCTTCCAGCGACGCAGTGATGATTCCCCAGCAGGCCGAACCGCTTGGCATCCGCTCCGCTCCCAAGCTTCTCGAAGGACTCAACCGGCTGCGTGTGATGAATCCCCGGCTCCGGGTGCTCGGCGTCTGCCTCACCATGGTGCAGAAGGAACTCGCCGAAAGCACCGAGGCCGCGGCCGCCCTGCGACAGCTTCTGCCACCGGAAATGGTCTTCCAGACCCAGATACCGCGCGACGGGCTCTTTGTGCGAGCCAGCGCCCGCGGACTGCCCGTCGGCGTGCTTGAGGATGGTGCCGGAGCCCAGATCGTCTTCGATTCCCTGCGCGCGGAAGTCGAAGCCAAGCTCGAATCGAAAGGCGGCAATCCCCCGACCCGTTGA